A window of Microbacterium sp. Root61 genomic DNA:
CGCCGCTGTGCTCGCCAAGACCGACCTGTACCCCCAGTGGCGCGAAATCGAGGAGATCGACCGCGGTCGTCTGCGCGACGCCGGGGATGTGCCGATGTTCTCGGTCTCCAGCGACCTGAGACTGCTCGCCGCGGAGTTGAGGGATCGGACTCTGAACGACGAGTCGGGATTCCCGGCGCTCGTCACGCACCTGCGCCGCGAGGTCCTCGGCCGCGCCGAGGTCATCCGCCAGCGCAGCGCCGTGCACGACCTGGTCTCGGTCGTCGATCAGGTCAGCGTTTCGCTCCGCTCCGAGCTCAACGCACTGCTGCATCCCGAGGACACACCTCGGATGATCGCCCAGCTCGAAGCGGCCAAGGCACGCGCCGACGAGTTCCGTGGACGGTCGGCACGGTGGCAGGTGACGCTCACCGATGGCATCGTCGACCTGATCGCAGACATGGAGCACGACCTGCGTGATCGCCTGCGCAAAGTGCAGCGCGAGGCGGAGGCGTCGATCGACGAAGGCGACCCCGGTCCGATCTGGGACGAGGTCACCGCGTGGCTCGAGCAGCGGGTCGCGGGAGCCGTGTCCGAGACGTTCGTCTGGACGGACGAGCGCTCTCGCTGGCTCTCCGAGGAGGTCGCGGAGCTGTTCAGCCAGGGTGAGGCTGCGCTTCCCGCCATCGAAGTCGGTGACACCCGCGGCGTGCTGGATCCCGTCGAGGGGGTCGGGGGACTGGACTCGGGGCGCCTCGGGGCGGGCGAGAAGATCTTCATCGGTGTCCGAGGCTCGTACGGCGGTGTGTTGATGGTGGGTCTGGCGACCGGCCTGATCGGCCTGTCGCTGATCAACCCCCTCTCGCTGCTGGCCGGAGTGCTCGTCGGCCGCCGGGCGTACCGCGAGGACATGACCGCGAGACTGTCCCGGCGCCAGCACGAGGCGAAGATCCTCGTGCGCCGATACATCGACGAGGTGATCTTCCAAGTCGGAAAGCAGCTCAAGGACCGTCTGCGGACGGTCCAGCGCGCGGCCCGCGACCACTTCGGTTCGATGGCCGAGGAGCTGCACCAGTCGCTCTCAGAGGCACTCACAGCCTCGAAGCAGGCCGCCGGCACCTTCACATCGCAGCGCGACCAGCGGGTCATGGTCCTGCAGGAGCAGCTCCGGCGGCTGGACGCCCTTTCCGCCGAGCTGCCCGCGCTGCCGCCGATCCGCCGCGAGGCTGTGCGTCGGTGAACGGGCCGACCACGCAGGAGGCGGAGGAGCTGCTTCGCACGGCCGCGTCCGTGTATGCCGACGACCCCGCGGCCATGGCGGTCATCGGGAAGCTCGAGCAGCGACTGAGCGAGCCTCTGCGATTGGCGATCGCCGGGATGGTCAAGGCGGGCAAGTCCACGCTGCTGAACGCGATGCTCGGCGAGCAGATCGCCCCGACGGACGCCGGCGAGTGCACGCGGGTGGTCACGTGGTACCGATACTCGCCGACGCCCTCGATCACGATGCACCTGAACAACGGTGAGACCCGCCGGATGCCCGTGCACCGCGAGCGCGGACGTTTGGCCCTCGGTCTGGGCGGCCTTCCCGCGGAGGATGTGCAGTGGCTCGAGGTCGGGTGGCCGCTGGATGCGCTCAGATCGGTGATCCTCATCGACACGCCGGGCATGGCTTCGATGTCGAAGGAGATATCGCTGCGCGCGACCCGATTCCTCACCGGGGAGGAGGAGCCGTCCTCGGCGGACGCCGTCATCTATCTCATGCGTCACCTGCACGCGTCGGACGTGGCGTTCCTCGAGGCGTTCCGTGACACCGCGCCCGGAGGCGGGCAGACGGTGTGCGCTGTGGGGGTGCTGTCCCGATCGGACGAGATCGGCTCCGGCCGGATCGACTCGCTGCTGTCCGCGGCCAAGGTGGCCCGGCGCTACGAGCACGAAGCCGATCTCGCCTCTTTGGTGCTCGGTGTGATCCCCGTCGCGGGTCTGGTCGCCGAGGGTGCCAGGACGCTCCGCGAGAGCGAGTACATCGCCTTCCGCCAGCTCGCGGCGCTCGACCGGGTCGAGCGGGAGAAGCTCTTCGTTTCGGCCGATCGATTCGTCGCCGACACCGCCACGACGACCTTGAGCGCGACTGTGCGCAGCGATCTGGTGAGCCGGTTCGGCATTTTCGGCGTGCGTCTGGCGACAGCGTTGATCCGGGGCGGGACCGCAAGCTCGTCCGAGCTGGCCGAGGCGATGGTGCAGCAGAGCGGGCTCGTGCAGCTGCAGCAGTTCGTGCGTACACAGTTCCGCACGCGGGCGACGACTCTCAAGATCCGCGGAGTGCTGCTCGCGCTCGACAGGCTCATCCGGGACAATCCCCGCGACGGCGTGGACGTGATCCACGCCGCCAGCGAACGGATCTCGGCATCCGCGCACGGCCTTCGTGAGCTGACTCTCATCGCCAGCGCGCGGTCGGAGGGACTGCCGTTGACAGATCAGGACAGTGCGGAGGCGCTGCGGATCGTCGGCGGGGCGGGCGCGTTGCCCTATCTCCGACTCGGTGCGGCAGAGGACGCCGACGTCACGGTGTTGCGGGAACTGAGCGGGGCCGCACTCGCGCATTGGCGCACACTGGCCGAGTCCCCACTCACCTCCAGCGCCGCGATCGGTGTCTGCCGGGTGGTCATCCGCAGCCTGGAAGCGCTGGCAGCGGACCTCGGTCCGGATCCCGCGGCGACGGCCGTCGCCGCGTCAGAGGTCGCCGCCGCCGACGATCCCCTCGGCTTTGCGGATGTCGTGGCGACGGGCGGACCAGGCGATGGCCGGGGGCAGGACGCTGCTGAGCAGAGCGAGAAGCACAAGCCCCGCCTGGGCTGGAAGAAGAAGCAGAAGGGACTGTCCGCGGTCACCGATCGCCACCCACTCGGATGACATCAGCACCAGGATGACCTGGACGCCGAACGTCGCCAACTGCCACCACCGCACGTGCGCACGCCTGCTCATGAAGGACACGAGGAGCGTGATCTGAACGAGCAGGACACCGACCATCACCCCGAACACGATCCAGAACACGATGTCGGATGCCGTGTCGTAGGTCTGATCGCTGCGTCCCTCGACCACGGCGCGCACCCGGTCGGCGATGAGCGGCAGCAGCTCCTTGCGGATCACGAAGAAGTACACGGCCGTGAAGCCGCCGACCGCGAAGCTGAGGATCCAGAAGAACTGACTCATCCGCACCGAGAACGGCGGAGTCAGTTTGACCAGCACGGGTGCGATGTTCGGGTTCTCCGTCGGCGGGCGCGCCGGCGCCTGCCGACCCCCATCCGTCGGGACCTCGGTCACGGCTCCTCGACAGGTTCTTCGACGTACGCGTCCTCCACGACCACCCCACCCGGGTCCTCGGTCTCGTACGTGTCCGCAGCGGCGAGGTCGGCGCCGAGCGGGTCCTCGGCCGGTTCGGTCGCCGCAACGGCGGTCGTCGCCGCAGCCTGGACCGCGTCGCCCGCGACCCCCATCGCGTCGTCCACGATGTCGGAGACGGCCGCGGCCGCGGCATCCCCGTCCTCTTCGGCCTGCGGCTCATCCGCGTCGGCAGCCGCAGCCGCGTCGGCATCCGCGGGCGCGGCATCGTCGTCGCCGTCCTGGGTGACCGTCGTGTTGAAGCTGCCGTCGTTCGCGGTGTTCCCGATCGAGACGTCGCCGATCGTCACATCGACGTCCGAGTCCACGACGGTCGCGTCGTCCCCGGCGGCCACGGCGCCGTCGCCGGAGGCGACCACCGAGTCCTGGTCGAAGATCTGCGACACGTCGCCGCCGTTGGTCCAGATGTTCTGGTTGACGGACTGGTCGACGACCGTCGACCGCGCATCTATCGTCGTGAACTGATTCACGATGCGGGAGATCTCGCGGATCACTTCGTTGGTCTCCCGCGGCTCACCCCCGCCGCGCGGATCGACGGGCTGGGTGACGACTCTCGTCGTGACATGAGCGTTGTCGACGATGACAGGCTTGACGGCCTTGACATCTGCCAGGCAGGCATCGCCCACCCCGCTTCTGGCCATCATCGTCTGCGGCGATTCTGCGAATTCATCCACGGCCGCGGGATCTCGCAGCAGGCTCATGATGAATGCGATCAAAGCGTCGGCTATGGTCGCAACCGGTGTGCTCATTTTCGGCTCCTCAGCGTGGTCGAACATGGGTATCCCGCAGGATAAGACTGGTGATTTTCAGGCTATGTACTTGTCATCGGGGCAGCATCGGGGGTTGCCCCGATGCTGGTGGGGGTTATGAGGGGGGTCGTGCGGCCGCACTCGGGTCGGCGTCACCCGTGACGCCGGTGTGCTCGGCCCCGCCGGCCGACTGCTCGACGACGACGCGGAGCTTCGCGACGAGGTCCGAGCGCGAGGTCGCCCCCAGTCGACGCCGGATGTGGGCGATGTGGTGTTCCGCTGTGCGCGGCGAGATGAAGATCGTCTCGCCGATCTCGGCGTAGGTCTTGCCCTGCAGCACGAGGCGGGCGACGTCCCGCTCGCGTTCGCTCAGGACCGTGCCGTCGGAGCCCGGGAGCGCCGGGGCGTCCGCCGCGCCGACACCGACCGGCTCGCGCGTGCCCTCGGTGGGGTGGAGCTCGCGCGCACAGGACAGCAGGCGGGCGGCGACCTTGCGATCGGTGGATCGACTGGCGCCATGACCGGCGAGGCGTGCGCCGTCCCAGCCGAGTCCTGCCGAGGCGAGGCCGTGTGCGGCCGCTTCCACGGCGTCCGCGTCGACGGATCCGGCGAGGCATGCGGTCCAGACGCGGCCGGCCTGCGCCATGACCGCGGCGATGGGGCTGTCGGGAGCTGCCTGCAGGAGCGCCTGGGCGTGCGGCTTGAGGTCACTCGGACGATTGAGCAGGATGCCGCGCTGAACGCCGGTCCAGCGCAGATGTGCCGACCAGATCGGCGGCGACCCCAGCTGGTCCACGATCTCCAGCGCTCGCGCGAAATGCGTCTGCATCCGCTCGGCGTCGCCCACGCGTGCCGCGGCGGTGAGCAATTCGGTGAGCGGCTGCAGGAGGTAGAGATCCACCTCGACGTGCAGCCCGGTGTCGCGCACCTCGGCCCACACGGCCTCCAGTCGAGCGGCGTCCTCGTATCGTCGCGCAATGGCGACGCGGATCGCCTGCGCGAAGAGATCGTCGCGCGGAGTGCGTGCCGCGGAGCACTCCAGGGCGCGATCCAGGGCCTCCCGAGCCGCCAGCGGCCGTGATCGCTGCAGCGCCAGCCATGCGCGCCACAGCAACAGGCGTGGTCGCGCCCAGTCTCCGCCCTGGGCTCCCCGGATGGCGTCTTCGATCACGTCGTGAGCGATCTCCAGATCTCCGGTGTTCAGCGCGACGACGGCGGCGACGACGGCGGGGAGCTCGGGGATGGGTGCCGAGGTCGCCGAAGAGGTGTAGATCTCGGACGCGCGCACCAGGTCGGCCACGGCAGCCTCCGTGCCGTCGGCGCGCAGAGTGGCTCGCAGGCCACGATCCATCAGCTCCATGGCCACGCCCAGTGTCGTGGGCAGAGCCTCCTGCCGCCCGATCGGCGGAACGGCCCTGCCCGAGCCGATCGCGGCGATCGTCGCGCGGGCCTGCGAGGTCGGCGACGTCGGGGGGAGTGACTGGTACACGGCATCGCCGGTGCGCAGCATCGCGCGCATCGACCACACGGCGGCAGAGGTGTCGGCGATGCGATCGCCGTCGCTCGCGGCATCGGAAGCGGAGAGCTCGTCGATGATCGCACCGGCCGCGTCGATGTCTCCCGT
This region includes:
- a CDS encoding dynamin family protein, which encodes MVESEDASSTAEVADITALVRSVSEFAADTGRADLAKRLESTRSRLIDPDVRVIVVGEFKQGKSKLINALVNAPACPVDDDVATSVPTSVSYADEASAWILTREEDSSTGSAIERRQVSLEELPQYVSERGNPGNERNIVSAEVLLPREFLKGGLRLVDSPGVGGLESSNALATLSALSSAHAVLLVSDASQEYTEPEVQFLKHAMRISPNVAAVLAKTDLYPQWREIEEIDRGRLRDAGDVPMFSVSSDLRLLAAELRDRTLNDESGFPALVTHLRREVLGRAEVIRQRSAVHDLVSVVDQVSVSLRSELNALLHPEDTPRMIAQLEAAKARADEFRGRSARWQVTLTDGIVDLIADMEHDLRDRLRKVQREAEASIDEGDPGPIWDEVTAWLEQRVAGAVSETFVWTDERSRWLSEEVAELFSQGEAALPAIEVGDTRGVLDPVEGVGGLDSGRLGAGEKIFIGVRGSYGGVLMVGLATGLIGLSLINPLSLLAGVLVGRRAYREDMTARLSRRQHEAKILVRRYIDEVIFQVGKQLKDRLRTVQRAARDHFGSMAEELHQSLSEALTASKQAAGTFTSQRDQRVMVLQEQLRRLDALSAELPALPPIRREAVRR
- a CDS encoding dynamin family protein; translation: MNGPTTQEAEELLRTAASVYADDPAAMAVIGKLEQRLSEPLRLAIAGMVKAGKSTLLNAMLGEQIAPTDAGECTRVVTWYRYSPTPSITMHLNNGETRRMPVHRERGRLALGLGGLPAEDVQWLEVGWPLDALRSVILIDTPGMASMSKEISLRATRFLTGEEEPSSADAVIYLMRHLHASDVAFLEAFRDTAPGGGQTVCAVGVLSRSDEIGSGRIDSLLSAAKVARRYEHEADLASLVLGVIPVAGLVAEGARTLRESEYIAFRQLAALDRVEREKLFVSADRFVADTATTTLSATVRSDLVSRFGIFGVRLATALIRGGTASSSELAEAMVQQSGLVQLQQFVRTQFRTRATTLKIRGVLLALDRLIRDNPRDGVDVIHAASERISASAHGLRELTLIASARSEGLPLTDQDSAEALRIVGGAGALPYLRLGAAEDADVTVLRELSGAALAHWRTLAESPLTSSAAIGVCRVVIRSLEALAADLGPDPAATAVAASEVAAADDPLGFADVVATGGPGDGRGQDAAEQSEKHKPRLGWKKKQKGLSAVTDRHPLG
- a CDS encoding IniB N-terminal domain-containing protein, which encodes MSTPVATIADALIAFIMSLLRDPAAVDEFAESPQTMMARSGVGDACLADVKAVKPVIVDNAHVTTRVVTQPVDPRGGGEPRETNEVIREISRIVNQFTTIDARSTVVDQSVNQNIWTNGGDVSQIFDQDSVVASGDGAVAAGDDATVVDSDVDVTIGDVSIGNTANDGSFNTTVTQDGDDDAAPADADAAAAADADEPQAEEDGDAAAAAVSDIVDDAMGVAGDAVQAAATTAVAATEPAEDPLGADLAAADTYETEDPGGVVVEDAYVEEPVEEP
- a CDS encoding LuxR C-terminal-related transcriptional regulator, whose product is MTALATPATGPARAVVVGTAGSGKSTMLRELHRLLSEAPAEASLLVESTEVARVPQDHVLLVDDLHLLGADQIADLRARAEDPDAALVVASRPWPRLDELTLITRPLERTRSAIVLGHVSRSDVLTYLTAGDRVISDSCVDHILHLTGGVSWLVSEALALHDVRDCADDPRHTALGRTLEDRVLHRIDSLPTKLRDEIEALCVAPAPGPRLLDGGAEAIAKGYAEGLLTRNGRPVPLVESSVRASLPVRRLIDLGDVLAADGAGAVDDPDYRRWITGVRDPGFAAALVAHGDRMLESTPRRALDFYDDALRCGAAAGELGGRRAQAAWATGDIDAAGAIIDELSASDAASDGDRIADTSAAVWSMRAMLRTGDAVYQSLPPTSPTSQARATIAAIGSGRAVPPIGRQEALPTTLGVAMELMDRGLRATLRADGTEAAVADLVRASEIYTSSATSAPIPELPAVVAAVVALNTGDLEIAHDVIEDAIRGAQGGDWARPRLLLWRAWLALQRSRPLAAREALDRALECSAARTPRDDLFAQAIRVAIARRYEDAARLEAVWAEVRDTGLHVEVDLYLLQPLTELLTAAARVGDAERMQTHFARALEIVDQLGSPPIWSAHLRWTGVQRGILLNRPSDLKPHAQALLQAAPDSPIAAVMAQAGRVWTACLAGSVDADAVEAAAHGLASAGLGWDGARLAGHGASRSTDRKVAARLLSCARELHPTEGTREPVGVGAADAPALPGSDGTVLSERERDVARLVLQGKTYAEIGETIFISPRTAEHHIAHIRRRLGATSRSDLVAKLRVVVEQSAGGAEHTGVTGDADPSAAARPPS